A genomic window from Clostridium aceticum includes:
- a CDS encoding transketolase C-terminal domain-containing protein, translated as MMEKVFISGNEAVAVGTKLSRPHVISAYPITPQTIVVERLSEMVEEGSIKAEFMHVESEHSALSAAMGASAIGARTFTASSSQGLLYMAECMHYASGGRFPIVMMNANRSVALPWSIYGDQRDSLSLLDSGWLQVYVEDAQESLDMVIQSYAIAEHPDVLTPIMLNLDGFVLTHTYEEVEVPQQEAVDAFLPPYKTTNKFDLENPTNMCFSSSPADNMAFKYQQHKAALDAVKVIKEVNENFATQFHRDYGGLIQAYRCEDAEVVLIALGSVCGTCRTVVDALRQQGQKVGLLKIRFMRPFPEKEILEVLKDVKAVGVIDKDISFGYEGTVYTNVNSALAKGGQDIQSLNFIAGLGGRDISKEDIQGMFEKLQEVPGTKVEKHVHFINVGVEIDA; from the coding sequence ATCATGGAGAAGGTATTTATTTCTGGAAATGAAGCTGTAGCAGTAGGAACAAAATTATCTAGACCCCATGTTATTTCAGCTTATCCTATCACTCCACAGACCATCGTAGTAGAGCGTCTTTCTGAGATGGTGGAGGAAGGAAGCATCAAAGCAGAGTTTATGCATGTAGAATCAGAACATTCTGCACTATCCGCTGCCATGGGGGCTAGCGCAATAGGTGCTAGAACTTTTACAGCCAGTTCTTCGCAGGGACTTTTATATATGGCAGAATGTATGCATTATGCCAGCGGCGGTAGGTTTCCTATTGTCATGATGAATGCTAATCGCTCTGTAGCTTTGCCATGGAGCATTTATGGAGATCAAAGAGATTCATTATCTCTTTTGGATTCTGGATGGCTGCAGGTCTATGTAGAGGATGCACAGGAAAGTTTAGATATGGTGATTCAATCCTATGCCATTGCAGAGCACCCTGATGTATTGACACCTATTATGCTGAACTTAGATGGGTTTGTATTAACCCACACCTATGAGGAGGTGGAGGTACCGCAGCAAGAAGCGGTAGACGCTTTTTTACCTCCTTATAAAACCACCAATAAGTTTGACTTGGAGAATCCTACAAATATGTGCTTTAGTTCTTCTCCAGCAGATAATATGGCCTTTAAGTATCAACAGCATAAGGCAGCTTTAGATGCTGTAAAGGTGATTAAAGAAGTGAATGAAAACTTTGCAACACAGTTTCATAGAGATTATGGAGGGCTCATACAAGCTTATCGTTGTGAGGATGCAGAGGTCGTCTTGATTGCACTAGGCAGTGTTTGTGGGACTTGTCGTACTGTAGTGGATGCCCTAAGACAACAAGGGCAGAAGGTAGGATTATTAAAGATTCGTTTTATGCGTCCTTTTCCAGAGAAGGAAATTCTCGAGGTGCTGAAAGATGTAAAGGCGGTAGGTGTAATCGATAAAGATATTTCTTTTGGCTATGAAGGTACTGTGTATACCAATGTCAATTCTGCCTTAGCAAAAGGAGGTCAAGATATACAGAGCCTAAACTTCATTGCAGGGTTAGGTGGTAGAGATATTTCTAAGGAAGATATTCAAGGAATGTTTGAAAAGTTACAGGAAGTCCCAGGAACAAAGGTAGAAAAGCATGTACACTTTATTAATGTGGGGGTGGAGATCGATGCGTAG
- a CDS encoding 2-oxoacid:acceptor oxidoreductase family protein: MVEVRWHGRGGQGSFTVSRILGIAVTLYGNKYALAFPSFGPERRGAPVLAFTKIDEKKIIDRTEVKSCDYAVVLDESLVNKGILETIKPNGKVIINTSHPEKYHDWQGAQVVTIDATSLALDILGQPITNTAMLGALLGSTEIVSLDAAIKGLEAGLPAKIVDKNIALIKKAYEVVKGVSHE, from the coding sequence ATGGTAGAAGTTAGATGGCACGGCAGAGGTGGTCAGGGAAGTTTTACTGTATCAAGAATATTAGGCATTGCAGTAACCTTATATGGAAATAAATATGCATTAGCCTTTCCCTCCTTTGGGCCCGAGAGAAGAGGAGCACCAGTTTTAGCTTTTACGAAAATCGATGAGAAGAAAATCATAGATCGTACTGAAGTAAAATCCTGTGACTATGCTGTCGTATTAGATGAAAGTCTTGTAAATAAAGGGATTTTAGAAACCATCAAGCCGAATGGCAAGGTAATTATCAACACCAGTCATCCAGAAAAGTATCACGACTGGCAAGGGGCACAGGTAGTGACGATAGACGCTACATCCCTGGCCCTAGATATACTAGGACAACCTATCACCAATACAGCTATGTTGGGGGCACTTTTAGGTTCCACAGAGATTGTCTCCTTAGATGCTGCTATTAAAGGATTAGAGGCAGGGTTGCCTGCTAAAATTGTTGACAAAAACATAGCGTTGATAAAGAAAGCCTATGAAGTAGTGAAAGGGGTGTCCCATGAGTAG
- a CDS encoding 4Fe-4S binding protein encodes MSRPVVRPYKKPVHIKEYPKGTCFTAGYLVTENADWRTEKPVINNESCNGCFYCYLCCPEGVIFKKENKVDIDYKFCKGCGICAKACKAKAITMNREE; translated from the coding sequence ATGAGTAGACCTGTTGTTCGACCTTATAAGAAACCAGTGCATATCAAAGAGTATCCAAAGGGTACATGCTTTACGGCTGGCTATTTAGTGACAGAAAATGCAGACTGGAGAACAGAAAAACCTGTGATCAATAATGAAAGTTGTAATGGATGTTTTTATTGTTATTTGTGTTGTCCTGAGGGCGTTATCTTTAAAAAAGAAAATAAAGTAGACATTGATTATAAATTTTGTAAAGGTTGTGGCATCTGTGCTAAGGCTTGTAAAGCTAAGGCTATCACAATGAATAGGGAGGAGTAG